A region from the Candidatus Electrothrix scaldis genome encodes:
- a CDS encoding Uma2 family endonuclease yields the protein MGSPDLTAKRHYTVDDYASWNDGQRYELLHGDVHAMTPAPSWLHQVVSANLGFEIQARLRSMKKCHLVHAPIDVYLLNDTVVQPDIIVVCDPKKIEKKGCVGAPDLVVEILSPSTAKTDWKDKYALYEAAGVREYWIVNPEDTLVHVFRLTEGKFYLENTYSLENTVPIGIFDDVVIDLKNVFENDRD from the coding sequence ATGGGCAGCCCGGACCTGACAGCAAAACGACACTACACGGTTGATGATTATGCCTCATGGAACGACGGCCAACGCTATGAACTCCTGCACGGGGATGTCCATGCAATGACGCCTGCGCCGAGCTGGCTGCATCAGGTGGTTTCAGCAAACCTGGGCTTTGAAATCCAGGCACGTTTGCGCTCCATGAAAAAATGCCATCTTGTTCATGCGCCTATTGATGTTTACCTCTTAAATGATACAGTGGTGCAACCGGATATCATCGTTGTTTGTGACCCGAAAAAAATCGAAAAGAAAGGTTGCGTCGGCGCACCCGATCTTGTCGTGGAAATTCTTTCGCCCTCCACAGCAAAGACAGACTGGAAAGATAAGTATGCTCTCTATGAAGCAGCAGGTGTGCGGGAGTACTGGATCGTCAACCCCGAAGACACCCTTGTACATGTCTTCCGCCTCACCGAAGGAAAATTCTACCTGGAGAACACCTATTCTCTTGAGAATACTGTACCGATCGGTATTTTTGATGACGTGGTGATAGACCTGAAAAATGTCTTTGAAAACGACAGGGATTGA
- the dapB gene encoding 4-hydroxy-tetrahydrodipicolinate reductase yields the protein MTKVIVAGASGRMGQRICYMVDQHPDLTLAGAFEQASNPNVGKDAGEIAGIGTSGVIIADSLEKVIDDGEVIIDFTFHKATMEFVKIAAKHGRAMVIGTTGLSADDLTILRNTAAEHFPCVQAPNMAVGVNVLFKLVEKAAAVLGDSYDVEIVEAHHRMKKDAPSGTALKIGEMAAKGLGRDLAKVGVFERNGIIGERTDQEIGIQTIRAGDIVGEHTAYFAGPGERIEITHRAHSRDNFAGGAAKAAAWVVSQPKGLYTMFDVLGLSEF from the coding sequence ATGACCAAAGTAATTGTAGCCGGAGCCTCCGGTCGGATGGGACAACGCATCTGTTATATGGTAGATCAACACCCGGACCTTACCCTGGCTGGTGCCTTTGAACAGGCCAGCAATCCCAATGTAGGTAAGGATGCCGGTGAAATTGCCGGAATTGGCACTTCAGGAGTGATCATCGCTGACAGCCTGGAAAAGGTAATTGATGACGGAGAGGTCATCATTGATTTTACCTTCCACAAAGCCACAATGGAATTTGTCAAGATAGCAGCCAAACATGGCCGGGCTATGGTCATCGGCACCACCGGCCTCAGCGCTGATGACCTGACCATACTCCGCAATACCGCAGCCGAACACTTCCCCTGCGTTCAAGCCCCGAATATGGCCGTGGGCGTGAATGTCCTGTTCAAGCTGGTGGAAAAGGCCGCTGCTGTGCTGGGTGATTCCTATGATGTGGAAATCGTTGAGGCCCATCACCGGATGAAAAAGGATGCACCCTCTGGAACAGCTCTGAAGATCGGAGAAATGGCAGCCAAGGGCTTAGGGCGTGATTTGGCCAAGGTTGGTGTTTTTGAACGCAACGGCATTATCGGTGAGCGTACAGATCAGGAAATCGGCATCCAGACTATTCGGGCCGGAGACATCGTTGGTGAGCACACGGCCTATTTTGCTGGCCCAGGCGAGCGAATTGAGATTACCCACCGAGCCCACAGCCGGGATAACTTTGCTGGTGGCGCAGCCAAGGCTGCCGCCTGGGTCGTGAGCCAACCCAAGGGACTCTACACCATGTTCGATGTTCTGGGACTCTCAGAGTTCTGA
- the folK gene encoding 2-amino-4-hydroxy-6-hydroxymethyldihydropteridine diphosphokinase, with translation MSTARPGLIDCADCFKTAFMDTPFPASAYIGLGSNLGNSRSLLQEAWQALDQHPEVTIQTLSSPYRTQPVGMESEHWFINAVGCLHTRLSPEKLLDLLLATEHKFGRIRHPELEGYQDRTLDLDLLLYEDLVLENSRLILPHPALHERLFVLVPLSEIGARVEHPRLKKSIAELLAEQETRSGREGIEQSSWQEEYAGN, from the coding sequence ATGAGCACAGCCCGTCCTGGTCTCATCGACTGCGCCGATTGTTTCAAGACCGCCTTTATGGACACACCTTTTCCTGCTTCCGCCTACATCGGCCTCGGCTCTAATCTGGGGAATTCCCGCAGTCTCCTCCAGGAGGCCTGGCAGGCCCTTGACCAGCACCCGGAGGTCACGATTCAAACGCTTTCCTCCCCCTACCGTACCCAGCCCGTTGGAATGGAAAGTGAACATTGGTTCATCAATGCCGTTGGCTGCCTGCACACAAGACTCTCCCCGGAGAAACTGCTTGATCTTCTTTTAGCAACAGAGCATAAATTTGGCAGGATTCGCCACCCGGAGCTTGAAGGATACCAGGACAGAACCCTTGATCTGGATCTACTCCTCTATGAGGACTTGGTCCTGGAGAATTCTCGGCTGATCCTACCTCATCCGGCACTGCATGAGCGACTCTTTGTACTGGTTCCTTTGTCGGAAATCGGTGCGCGAGTGGAGCATCCTCGTTTGAAAAAGAGCATCGCCGAGCTCTTGGCAGAACAAGAGACCAGAAGTGGGCGAGAAGGAATTGAGCAGAGCAGCTGGCAGGAAGAATACGCAGGAAATTAG
- a CDS encoding PilZ domain-containing protein: MDATNGILCPIPDDERTPFVDVLLKFIDWQKVRIENAEKENSRLKKELAQLQQQVIVERENKILESALSIQQNNLRAKPKRKKVLVPLKIQKQEAVHPENVQQLLVKNIQQLLVNIGSKNKRQFTRLHIQLDADLDFGSQRYYRHAVENISLGGLYVNGSFGQHLGDICTVSINHSDFDEAFEVHATCAVIRGGEQGVALEFVSMKLDDFCHLQTVLLYGADDPFILGTEFVNNVNLELEGDLILCRTFSFYREKEKKRRIA, translated from the coding sequence ATGGATGCAACTAACGGTATACTCTGCCCCATTCCTGACGATGAACGGACTCCGTTTGTCGATGTGTTATTGAAGTTTATTGACTGGCAGAAGGTGCGTATTGAAAATGCAGAAAAGGAAAATAGCAGACTGAAAAAGGAACTCGCTCAGCTCCAGCAGCAGGTGATCGTTGAGAGAGAGAATAAAATTCTCGAGAGTGCTCTCAGTATCCAACAGAATAATTTACGAGCAAAGCCAAAACGCAAAAAAGTTCTCGTTCCTTTGAAGATTCAGAAACAGGAAGCTGTACACCCGGAAAATGTACAACAGCTCTTGGTTAAGAATATTCAACAACTGCTGGTCAATATAGGGAGCAAGAATAAAAGGCAGTTCACAAGACTACATATCCAGCTGGATGCTGACCTTGATTTCGGTTCACAGCGCTATTACCGGCATGCGGTGGAAAATATCAGCCTTGGTGGCCTTTATGTGAATGGAAGTTTTGGTCAGCACCTGGGGGATATTTGTACTGTCAGTATAAATCATTCGGATTTTGATGAGGCCTTTGAGGTTCATGCTACTTGCGCGGTTATCAGGGGGGGAGAGCAGGGGGTGGCCCTGGAATTTGTTTCCATGAAGCTGGATGATTTTTGCCATTTGCAAACCGTTCTGCTGTACGGAGCTGATGATCCTTTTATCTTAGGGACAGAGTTTGTAAATAATGTGAACTTGGAACTCGAAGGGGACCTTATCCTGTGTAGGACCTTTAGTTTTTACCGTGAGAAAGAGAAAAAACGGCGAATAGCCTAA